GGCCATTACTCCGACCAACATCAAAGTCATCTGGCTGGTCAGTTACCGTCACATGATAATCAACTATCTCCACATTATTCAGAATGGCATAGAGTTTCACCACTTGGGGAACCAGGTTGGTGGAGAGATTCTCCCGAGGATGCATGCCCGTCACCACGGCAATTTTTACAGTAGAATTACCATAATGAGAATAAACCTCTTTAGTGACGTATCCTTGTTGATTAGAGCCTAAAATAGAGTGCTGACTCGAGTTAGCAAATAAAAAAACTCCCACTAACCCCAGTATTATAATCACAATTATTAAACTCTTTTTCATAGAATTATAATCTCCTAATGAATATTTTACTATTTATCCCATGATTTTTTTCTATATTATAAATCCCGAGATTTAGATCTTGTTTCCAGGAACTTCTCCATGAGAAGAGCGGTTCCCACCGCAGGGGCCACCACACAATCCTCCCGGGTGAGGATTTCCTCCATGGTCCTAACCTCCAGGCCCAGGAGTTCTGCGGCTTTACATCCTATGATGCTCATTCCCAAACCTGTTGCAATTACCAGCTCTATATTTTCCCTTTCACTGACTTCTTTAAGGGCTTCAGCCACTTTTTCTGTCTGTTTCTGGTAGATGAACCGTGCTATTTTCACAACATCATCCTGACTCAGTAAATCCATATCCCCACATACCACCCGTGATAATCTTAAAAGTGAAGCCTCACGAGAGTTATTCTCACCATCAGGGGTTTCGGAAGTGTAATCTTCAGGGGTGATGTTTCCCAGAACCAAGTGAACATCGGCAGTTACTGCGAAAAGTTCCGATGCTGTGCGTACCCATTCATCTTTTAAGGGTACTTTATCCACCAGGGTTGCAACGTTAGTGCGGAGGGTGCCGGTGTATACTAATTCACCGGTTGCAAGCCTTTCAAGATCTGATCTTCCCTTAGCACATTCCATACCATTTTTAATGGGAATGATATCGGTGGTGGTGCTTCCGGTGTC
The Methanobacterium sp. DNA segment above includes these coding regions:
- a CDS encoding hydantoinase/oxoprolinase family protein, coding for MKIAGFDIGGANTDLAVVEFDENGNIIDIRTEFSYLPMWIKKDELSATLLELLGTDIDEIDAVGVSMTAELADSYQNKSEGVLDISARVMESFNLPVAFVGLNGMMNYDSVRKSPQELAAANWIATAPIAAHMAPDCIFIDTGSTTTDIIPIKNGMECAKGRSDLERLATGELVYTGTLRTNVATLVDKVPLKDEWVRTASELFAVTADVHLVLGNITPEDYTSETPDGENNSREASLLRLSRVVCGDMDLLSQDDVVKIARFIYQKQTEKVAEALKEVSERENIELVIATGLGMSIIGCKAAELLGLEVRTMEEILTREDCVVAPAVGTALLMEKFLETRSKSRDL